In Mariluticola halotolerans, one DNA window encodes the following:
- the yddG gene encoding aromatic amino acid exporter YddG, translated as MSEQTATLIGGTAVFLWGALALFTTYTGMIPPFQLVAMTFAIAFLLALGKWILRWENPLVFLRYPAPVWVLGIGGLFGYHFFYFMALKNAPPVDASLIAYLWPLLIVLFSALLPGERLRWFHVLGALMGLGGCALLVTNGGQVVFDSRYALGYLAAIACALTWSGYSVLSRRFGEVPTDVVGWFCGATAVLGLLCHAIFETTVMPEGSIEWLAVVGLGLGPVGAAFFTWDVGVKRGNIRALGAMSYMAPLISAVLLVLFGRAAPSWVLAFACVAIVGGALLASLEMLRGARAARK; from the coding sequence ATGTCTGAACAGACTGCGACGCTGATCGGTGGCACGGCCGTGTTTTTGTGGGGCGCACTGGCGCTTTTTACAACCTATACCGGCATGATACCGCCATTTCAGCTGGTGGCGATGACCTTTGCCATTGCGTTTCTGCTGGCGCTGGGCAAATGGATTTTGCGGTGGGAAAATCCGCTGGTCTTTCTCCGCTATCCGGCCCCTGTTTGGGTGTTGGGGATTGGCGGGCTGTTTGGCTATCATTTCTTCTATTTCATGGCCTTGAAGAATGCGCCGCCCGTGGACGCCAGCCTGATCGCCTATTTATGGCCACTGCTCATCGTTTTATTCTCGGCGCTTTTACCGGGTGAACGACTGCGCTGGTTTCATGTTCTGGGCGCGTTGATGGGGCTGGGCGGGTGTGCGTTGCTGGTGACCAATGGCGGGCAGGTGGTGTTCGATTCCCGTTACGCGCTGGGGTATCTGGCAGCGATTGCCTGCGCCCTGACGTGGTCTGGCTATTCGGTATTGTCGCGCCGGTTTGGTGAAGTACCGACTGATGTGGTGGGCTGGTTTTGCGGGGCGACGGCGGTGCTTGGTTTGCTTTGTCACGCCATTTTTGAAACCACCGTGATGCCTGAGGGCAGCATTGAATGGCTGGCGGTTGTCGGGTTGGGGCTTGGCCCGGTCGGGGCGGCGTTTTTTACCTGGGATGTGGGGGTGAAGCGCGGCAATATCCGGGCCCTGGGCGCCATGTCTTATATGGCACCGCTGATTTCAGCCGTTCTGCTGGTTTTGTTTGGCCGGGCGGCCCCAAGCTGGGTGTTGGCATTTGCCTGCGTGGCGATTGTTGGCGGCGCGCTGCTGGCATCGCTTGAAATGCTGCGTGGTGCGCGGGCGGCGAGAAAGTGA
- the pgeF gene encoding peptidoglycan editing factor PgeF encodes MIHPPVEQAANLKAHAAIAHGFFGRRCGNGSSGPGLNSSDLFGDDAAQNRRIALTTLGLATAPLARLKQVHSADVVTLTAPPEPGATPTADALVTNHKHIALGILTADCTPVLFADAEAGVIGACHAGWKGAISGIIANTLSAMTTLGADPSRITAAIGPTISGDNYEVGPEFAAELIARDRAAKPFVFLPENGAREHFDLPGFVTAQLQRSGVSSIEIAGACTYANPGRYFSHRHTTHHGSEPGRQISIVAIK; translated from the coding sequence ATGATCCACCCCCCGGTTGAACAGGCCGCTAATCTGAAAGCGCATGCCGCCATTGCCCATGGCTTTTTCGGGCGGCGGTGCGGCAATGGCAGCAGCGGACCCGGCCTCAACAGCTCGGATCTGTTTGGAGACGATGCCGCCCAAAACCGCCGCATCGCTCTCACCACACTGGGGCTTGCCACCGCACCACTGGCCAGACTGAAACAGGTCCATTCCGCCGATGTGGTCACCCTCACAGCACCACCCGAGCCGGGCGCAACACCCACCGCCGATGCACTCGTCACCAACCACAAACACATAGCTCTTGGCATCCTCACAGCGGATTGCACACCGGTTCTTTTTGCCGATGCAGAGGCTGGCGTCATAGGCGCTTGCCACGCCGGCTGGAAAGGCGCCATTTCCGGCATCATCGCCAACACGCTCAGCGCCATGACCACCCTTGGTGCAGATCCATCGCGTATCACAGCCGCCATCGGCCCCACCATTTCAGGTGACAATTACGAAGTCGGACCCGAATTCGCCGCAGAATTGATTGCCAGGGACCGCGCCGCCAAACCTTTTGTCTTTCTGCCCGAAAATGGTGCCCGCGAGCATTTCGACCTGCCCGGTTTCGTCACCGCCCAATTACAGCGCTCGGGTGTCTCAAGCATCGAAATTGCGGGGGCTTGCACCTATGCAAATCCGGGCCGGTATTTCTCCCATCGCCACACCACACACCATGGTTCGGAGCCGGGACGCCAGATCTCGATTGTCGCGATTAAGTAG
- a CDS encoding VOC family protein, translated as MAGELSVLAKSYLDKEPDTPFRLAGIDHVVLLVGDIQQAMHFYIEVLGCRPGYSYPDLAMEQVWAGSELIVLIDLTDPKSAYAQPPVEGGRNMDHLCLSISPFTREAMRAHLAKHGVEIDREAVHGGARGMGEATYIFDPWGNKIELKGPPLI; from the coding sequence ATGGCTGGTGAACTCAGCGTATTGGCAAAGTCATATCTCGACAAAGAGCCGGACACACCATTCCGGCTCGCGGGCATTGACCATGTCGTGCTCCTTGTCGGCGACATTCAACAAGCCATGCACTTCTATATCGAAGTACTCGGCTGCCGTCCGGGCTATTCCTATCCAGATCTTGCCATGGAACAGGTCTGGGCGGGTTCTGAACTGATTGTTCTGATCGATCTGACCGACCCCAAATCAGCCTATGCCCAGCCGCCCGTCGAAGGCGGGCGCAATATGGATCATCTCTGCTTGTCCATCAGCCCCTTCACCCGTGAAGCAATGCGCGCCCATCTCGCAAAGCATGGTGTTGAGATTGACCGGGAAGCCGTACATGGCGGTGCCCGCGGCATGGGCGAAGCCACGTATATCTTCGACCCCTGGGGCAACAAGATCGAACTGAAAGGCCCGCCCCTTATTTGA
- a CDS encoding accessory factor UbiK family protein, producing the protein MNQGNKIFDDLGKLMNDAAGMADGVRREIETVVRAQMERFTNDMELVKREEFDVLREMVQIQGEEIQSLRKELDALKKSRKSS; encoded by the coding sequence ATGAATCAGGGCAACAAAATCTTTGACGATCTTGGCAAGCTCATGAACGACGCGGCTGGCATGGCCGACGGCGTGCGGCGCGAGATCGAAACCGTGGTGCGGGCGCAGATGGAGCGCTTCACCAATGACATGGAACTGGTCAAGCGCGAAGAATTCGATGTGTTGCGCGAGATGGTGCAAATTCAGGGCGAAGAAATCCAGAGCCTGCGTAAGGAACTGGACGCCTTGAAGAAAAGCCGGAAGTCCAGTTAG
- a CDS encoding class I SAM-dependent methyltransferase — MSEPTDLATLIDTQIRAAGPISLSTYMRLCLTHPTLGYYKNADPLGTAGDFITAPEISQIFGELIGLWVAGTWQAMGTPAAIDLVELGPGRGTLMEDAMRVISQVPGLPQTIRLNLVETNTALIAEQKKRLQQYNPRWISEISELDDTATPLIIIANEFFDALPIKQFQKAGGNWHERLIGLKNDQRAWGLSPTPLPAEALPAAIRDAEDGAVWETSLIAREVMGDIAARLASRRGALLAIDYGYATTQTGDTFQAIERHAFADPLAHPGQADLTAHVDFEALAEAATNKGANALPLQTQKGFLEALGITQRTQTLQKANPAMHDSLAAATHRLIGEDQMGGLFKCFCVTAPGLKPYPFDGSVTEA, encoded by the coding sequence GTGTCTGAACCGACTGACCTGGCGACATTGATCGACACACAAATTCGTGCGGCCGGCCCCATTTCGCTTTCAACCTATATGCGTCTCTGCCTGACGCACCCAACCCTCGGCTACTACAAGAATGCCGATCCGCTCGGCACTGCGGGAGATTTCATCACCGCGCCGGAAATCAGTCAGATTTTTGGTGAGCTTATCGGTCTTTGGGTCGCGGGGACATGGCAAGCCATGGGCACACCCGCCGCCATCGATCTGGTCGAACTCGGCCCCGGCCGTGGCACTTTGATGGAAGATGCCATGCGGGTCATCTCACAAGTCCCCGGATTGCCCCAAACCATCCGTCTCAACCTGGTCGAAACCAACACCGCCCTGATTGCCGAACAAAAAAAGCGCCTTCAGCAATATAATCCGCGCTGGATTAGCGAAATCAGTGAACTTGACGATACCGCAACGCCGCTCATCATCATCGCCAACGAATTTTTTGACGCCTTGCCCATCAAACAGTTCCAGAAAGCAGGGGGCAATTGGCACGAACGCCTGATCGGCCTCAAGAACGATCAGCGCGCATGGGGGCTGTCACCAACCCCGCTCCCCGCCGAGGCGCTACCCGCTGCAATCCGTGACGCAGAAGACGGGGCGGTGTGGGAAACCAGCCTTATCGCCCGCGAAGTCATGGGCGACATTGCCGCCCGGCTGGCCAGCCGCCGTGGCGCACTGCTCGCCATCGATTATGGGTATGCGACAACCCAAACCGGCGACACCTTCCAGGCCATCGAGCGCCACGCGTTCGCCGATCCGCTGGCCCATCCGGGGCAAGCCGATCTCACCGCCCATGTCGATTTCGAGGCCCTGGCAGAAGCCGCCACCAACAAGGGCGCCAATGCCCTGCCCCTTCAAACCCAAAAAGGGTTTCTTGAAGCTCTGGGCATCACCCAGCGCACCCAGACGCTGCAAAAAGCCAATCCGGCCATGCATGACAGCCTCGCCGCAGCGACCCATCGCTTGATTGGCGAAGACCAGATGGGCGGTTTGTTCAAATGCTTCTGTGTCACAGCGCCCGGGCTTAAACCCTACCCCTTTGATGGATCGGTCACGGAGGCATAA
- a CDS encoding tRNA-binding protein encodes MSETISWDDFEKVDIRTGTIVEARTFPEARKPAYVLLIDFGAEIGVKKSSAQITVHYTPEELVGRQVMAVVNFPPRQIGPLKSEVLTLGFEDEAGAIVLAGTGQPVPNGKKLM; translated from the coding sequence GTGAGCGAGACGATCAGCTGGGATGATTTCGAAAAGGTCGATATTCGGACCGGGACGATTGTTGAGGCGCGCACGTTTCCCGAGGCTCGTAAGCCTGCCTATGTGCTGTTGATCGATTTTGGTGCCGAAATCGGGGTGAAGAAATCCTCAGCGCAAATCACGGTGCATTATACGCCTGAAGAGCTGGTGGGCCGCCAGGTGATGGCGGTGGTGAATTTTCCGCCGCGCCAGATCGGGCCATTGAAATCCGAAGTGCTAACCCTGGGCTTTGAGGATGAGGCCGGGGCAATTGTGCTGGCGGGCACAGGGCAACCAGTGCCGAATGGCAAGAAGCTGATGTAG
- a CDS encoding MarR family winged helix-turn-helix transcriptional regulator: MSIMPHACALGKPGSLWDNNQRRMFSGNKMAAKSINVNKTDINSGTSTPGNLPLDVMGLFFFAYRDFVGDADALLEKQGFGRAHHRVLYFVNLRPGMPVADLLDILKITKQSLARVLRQLIDNGYVEQMTGKSDRRQRLLYATDKGRAFFESLSASQASRIDMAIKSLPHDSRDIICRFLAEMVEPGDHATLKRLNLTNT; the protein is encoded by the coding sequence ATGTCAATCATGCCCCACGCTTGCGCACTTGGCAAACCGGGATCTCTTTGGGATAACAACCAAAGGCGCATGTTTAGTGGGAACAAGATGGCAGCGAAATCAATAAATGTCAATAAGACTGACATAAATTCCGGCACATCAACCCCAGGCAACCTGCCCCTGGATGTTATGGGACTTTTCTTCTTTGCATACAGGGATTTCGTTGGAGATGCTGATGCACTGCTGGAAAAGCAGGGATTCGGCAGAGCCCATCATCGCGTCCTCTATTTCGTCAATTTACGGCCCGGCATGCCTGTCGCGGATCTGCTGGATATCCTCAAAATCACCAAACAGAGTCTCGCCCGCGTGCTCCGGCAGCTCATCGATAATGGCTATGTCGAACAAATGACCGGCAAATCCGACAGGCGCCAGCGCCTGCTTTACGCCACGGACAAGGGACGTGCCTTCTTCGAAAGCCTCTCCGCCAGCCAGGCCAGCCGCATCGACATGGCGATCAAAAGCCTGCCCCACGATAGCCGCGACATCATCTGCCGTTTCCTGGCGGAAATGGTCGAGCCCGGCGATCATGCCACGCTGAAACGGCTCAACCTCACGAACACCTAG
- a CDS encoding DMT family transporter, with protein MILSIILAAIAGVLVGLSRQINGRLSLSTSPLIASFWNHIVGFVVLTVLGLALGGLMPAGAWDAPGYAYLGGVLGVIFVASGSWLIARIGAVNTALLVIGGQMVSGVVLDLLRDSSPSFWASALGVALILGGVALTQKR; from the coding sequence ATGATTCTGTCGATCATTCTGGCGGCGATCGCAGGGGTGCTCGTCGGATTGAGCCGCCAGATCAATGGACGGCTGAGTCTCTCCACGTCGCCATTAATTGCGTCCTTTTGGAACCATATCGTTGGCTTCGTGGTGCTAACTGTATTGGGGCTTGCGCTGGGTGGCTTGATGCCTGCCGGTGCCTGGGATGCGCCGGGTTATGCCTATCTGGGCGGTGTTCTGGGTGTAATCTTTGTCGCCTCCGGCAGCTGGCTGATCGCCCGGATCGGCGCGGTCAACACGGCATTGCTGGTGATCGGCGGACAGATGGTGTCGGGAGTGGTGCTCGACCTGCTCCGGGATAGCTCACCGAGTTTTTGGGCGAGTGCGCTCGGCGTTGCTCTTATTCTTGGTGGCGTGGCACTGACGCAGAAACGCTAG
- the moaD gene encoding molybdopterin converting factor subunit 1, with product MRVLYFAWLRERLNRSADEFELPETVQTVGDLLAWIGEKDEAAALAFEDPRLIRAACDEELVDHSAPIAGVTTVALFPPMTGG from the coding sequence ATGAGAGTGCTCTATTTCGCCTGGCTGCGCGAACGTCTTAATCGCAGTGCAGACGAATTTGAATTGCCCGAGACCGTTCAAACAGTCGGCGATCTGCTGGCATGGATCGGTGAGAAAGACGAAGCCGCCGCCCTTGCCTTTGAGGACCCGCGCCTGATCCGCGCCGCCTGCGATGAGGAACTCGTCGACCACTCAGCGCCCATAGCGGGTGTTACAACCGTCGCCCTGTTCCCGCCGATGACCGGCGGCTAA
- a CDS encoding YbjN domain-containing protein produces the protein MSLLLQIEPDRIVHPVDIIEHIASFNDWTFERQDADEISISVRGGWSDYHVSFNWMEDLESLHVAAAFDLKVPDARKSEVKQLIALINEQLWIGHFDIWSREGVVLFRNSHLLSGGAEVSPQQCEALLRSATDACDTYYQAFQFVVWAGKSASDALNSVMFETVGEA, from the coding sequence ATGTCGCTTCTTCTTCAAATCGAGCCGGATCGGATCGTTCATCCAGTAGACATTATCGAGCATATTGCCTCGTTTAATGACTGGACGTTCGAACGTCAGGACGCGGATGAGATCTCCATCTCCGTGCGCGGCGGGTGGAGCGATTACCATGTTTCCTTCAACTGGATGGAAGATCTGGAAAGCCTGCATGTGGCAGCGGCGTTCGATCTCAAGGTGCCAGATGCGCGCAAGAGCGAAGTGAAGCAGTTGATCGCGTTGATCAATGAGCAATTGTGGATCGGGCATTTCGATATCTGGAGCCGGGAAGGGGTGGTGTTGTTCCGCAACTCACACCTGCTTTCCGGTGGGGCCGAAGTGTCGCCGCAGCAGTGCGAAGCCTTGCTAAGGTCGGCGACCGATGCCTGCGATACTTATTATCAGGCGTTTCAGTTTGTTGTATGGGCTGGCAAATCAGCTTCAGATGCGCTTAATTCGGTTATGTTCGAGACCGTAGGCGAAGCATGA
- the pgsA gene encoding CDP-diacylglycerol--glycerol-3-phosphate 3-phosphatidyltransferase has product MTDQPQRLSLPNMLTVARIIAIPVIVVLAIMPGPGDMFRWLALLLYVIAAITDFFDGFLARVMGQTSALGRMLDPIADKLLVGALLITLAWDRTFSAFDLIPAIAIMLREIFVPGLREFLGAKSVVVHVSRLAKYKTTVQLVAMGILLAEPLMPGLRFISDLVLWLAAILTVWTGWSYWQGAQQHFREDDVKPEPDA; this is encoded by the coding sequence ATGACTGATCAACCCCAACGCCTTTCGCTGCCCAACATGCTCACGGTCGCCCGGATCATTGCCATTCCGGTGATTGTGGTTCTTGCCATCATGCCCGGCCCCGGCGACATGTTTCGCTGGCTGGCTTTGCTGCTTTATGTAATCGCTGCCATCACGGATTTCTTTGATGGCTTTCTGGCTCGCGTCATGGGCCAGACCTCGGCCCTTGGGCGTATGCTTGATCCGATAGCGGACAAGCTGCTGGTTGGCGCATTGCTCATCACCCTTGCCTGGGACCGAACCTTCTCGGCCTTCGACCTCATTCCTGCCATTGCGATAATGCTGCGCGAGATTTTTGTGCCCGGTCTGCGCGAGTTCCTCGGTGCCAAAAGCGTCGTGGTGCACGTTTCAAGGCTGGCGAAATACAAAACCACCGTCCAGCTGGTCGCCATGGGCATCCTGCTCGCCGAACCGCTCATGCCGGGCCTGCGCTTTATCTCGGATCTCGTCCTTTGGCTTGCCGCCATTCTCACGGTTTGGACCGGCTGGTCCTACTGGCAGGGGGCACAACAACATTTCCGCGAGGACGATGTTAAGCCGGAGCCAGATGCATGA
- a CDS encoding ribose-phosphate pyrophosphokinase, with translation MKLVTGNSNRALAKAVSDYLELPLTDCTVKRFADEEVFVEIHENVRGEDVFVIQPTSFPANDNLMELLVLADALKRSSARRITAVVPYFGYARQDRKSAPRTPISAKLVANLITMSGVNRVLTLDLHAGQIQGFFDIPTDNLTAAPVMVRDIREHYDTSKVMIVSPDVGGVVRARNVASRIGAPLSIVDKRRPRAGVSEVMNIIGDVEGHSCIMIDDIVDSGGTLVNAAEALLKAGAKEVSAYISHGVLSNGAAERIAKSKLKELVITDSIEETDIVRETKNIRFISIAHLIGEAIARTSSEQSVSSLFD, from the coding sequence ATGAAGCTTGTGACGGGCAACTCTAACCGAGCCCTCGCCAAGGCCGTTTCCGACTACCTCGAATTGCCGCTGACTGACTGTACGGTCAAGCGCTTCGCCGACGAGGAAGTCTTCGTCGAAATTCACGAGAATGTACGCGGCGAGGATGTGTTCGTCATCCAGCCCACCTCTTTCCCCGCCAACGACAATCTCATGGAATTGCTGGTGCTGGCCGATGCACTCAAGCGCTCCTCCGCCCGCCGCATCACCGCCGTGGTGCCGTATTTCGGGTATGCCCGCCAGGATCGCAAATCAGCGCCCCGCACCCCGATTTCCGCCAAACTGGTGGCCAATCTGATCACCATGTCCGGCGTCAACCGCGTCCTCACCCTCGATTTGCATGCAGGCCAGATTCAGGGCTTTTTCGACATCCCCACCGATAATCTCACCGCAGCACCTGTCATGGTGCGCGACATTCGTGAGCATTACGACACATCAAAAGTAATGATCGTCTCGCCTGACGTTGGTGGTGTGGTGCGTGCCCGCAATGTCGCCAGCCGCATCGGCGCACCGCTGTCCATCGTTGACAAACGCCGCCCTCGGGCTGGTGTTTCCGAGGTGATGAACATCATTGGTGACGTCGAGGGCCATAGCTGCATCATGATCGACGATATCGTTGATTCAGGCGGCACGCTGGTCAACGCAGCTGAAGCCCTGCTCAAAGCCGGCGCCAAGGAAGTTTCCGCCTATATCTCGCACGGTGTGCTCTCCAATGGCGCCGCCGAGCGCATTGCTAAATCCAAGCTCAAGGAACTGGTGATCACCGATTCCATCGAAGAGACGGATATCGTGCGCGAGACCAAGAACATCCGGTTCATCTCCATCGCCCACCTGATCGGTGAAGCCATTGCCCGCACCTCGTCCGAGCAATCTGTTTCAAGCCTGTTCGACTAA
- the lgt gene encoding prolipoprotein diacylglyceryl transferase — translation MPFPDIDPIVFSIGPVVVRWYALAYLAGVLLGVVYGASLLKRHTLWSQNTPPFKVTDWYDFGFWAVLSIIIGGRLGYVLFYGPAYYLAHPLEILQTWDGGMSFHGGLLGLIVAMAIYTRKKGGNALSGLDMLGAVAPIGLMLGRIANFINGELYGRETTLPWGVIFPNGGPLPRHPSQLYEAALEGLLLFLFLRWITHVTYGLRKPGLVAGIFGIGYALSRILVETVRLPDADKGYLYGGWLTYGMVLTLPVLIAGISLVLYANRKPARV, via the coding sequence GTGCCATTTCCGGATATCGATCCCATCGTCTTTTCCATCGGCCCCGTCGTCGTGCGCTGGTATGCGCTGGCCTATCTCGCCGGCGTCCTGCTCGGCGTCGTCTATGGAGCATCGCTATTAAAGCGCCACACACTCTGGTCACAAAATACCCCGCCCTTCAAAGTCACAGATTGGTATGATTTCGGCTTCTGGGCCGTGCTCAGCATCATTATCGGGGGCCGGCTTGGCTATGTCCTTTTTTATGGCCCGGCCTATTATCTGGCGCATCCGCTTGAAATCCTGCAAACATGGGATGGCGGCATGTCGTTTCATGGCGGTCTGTTGGGCCTGATCGTTGCAATGGCTATCTACACCCGCAAAAAAGGTGGCAACGCCCTCTCCGGGCTGGATATGCTGGGCGCAGTGGCACCAATCGGCTTGATGCTTGGCCGCATCGCCAATTTCATCAATGGCGAACTCTATGGCCGCGAAACCACGCTGCCCTGGGGCGTCATCTTCCCCAATGGCGGCCCGTTGCCCCGCCACCCGAGCCAGCTCTATGAGGCAGCTCTCGAGGGTTTGCTGCTGTTCCTGTTCCTGCGCTGGATCACCCATGTCACCTATGGTCTGCGCAAGCCGGGTCTGGTTGCCGGTATTTTCGGCATCGGCTATGCCCTCTCGCGCATCCTGGTCGAAACGGTCCGCCTGCCCGATGCCGATAAAGGTTATCTTTATGGCGGCTGGCTGACCTATGGCATGGTGCTCACCCTGCCCGTGCTCATTGCCGGGATCTCCCTTGTACTTTACGCCAACAGAAAGCCCGCCCGTGTCTGA
- the proC gene encoding pyrroline-5-carboxylate reductase encodes MKLSDLGPVVLVGAGKMGTAMARGWLAAGLRADRLILVDPKPSDPVIDFAGQHGLLLIGEMPDLAPRVLVLAVKPQIMRDVLADLAPRVGDETLVLSIAAGISLETLKSDLGTQRVVRMMPNTPAQVGKGMTGAVPAEGVNAEDRDITAALLAASGKVAWFDEEAKLDSLTAVSGSGPAYVFYMVEALAAAGVAEGLDPEQAMELARQTIIGAAALMDADPTDAGTLRENVTSPKGVTADALAVLMADDGLAPLMARAVKAARKRSEELGK; translated from the coding sequence ATGAAACTTTCAGATTTGGGGCCTGTCGTCCTTGTTGGCGCGGGCAAAATGGGTACCGCAATGGCGCGGGGCTGGCTGGCCGCCGGTTTGCGCGCTGACCGTTTGATTTTGGTTGATCCGAAACCCTCGGATCCGGTGATTGATTTTGCCGGGCAACACGGGTTGTTGTTGATTGGCGAAATGCCCGATCTGGCGCCCCGGGTGCTGGTGCTGGCGGTCAAGCCGCAGATCATGCGCGATGTGCTGGCTGATCTTGCGCCGCGTGTGGGGGATGAAACACTGGTCCTCTCGATTGCGGCAGGGATTTCGCTGGAAACGCTGAAAAGCGATCTGGGAACCCAGCGGGTTGTGCGCATGATGCCGAATACCCCGGCACAGGTAGGCAAGGGGATGACCGGTGCTGTGCCCGCTGAAGGCGTGAATGCCGAAGATCGCGATATTACCGCGGCATTGCTGGCAGCATCGGGCAAGGTTGCCTGGTTTGATGAGGAAGCCAAGCTGGATTCACTGACAGCGGTTTCCGGCTCCGGGCCGGCCTATGTGTTTTACATGGTTGAGGCGCTGGCGGCGGCTGGTGTTGCCGAAGGGCTTGACCCTGAGCAGGCGATGGAACTGGCGCGGCAGACCATTATCGGGGCGGCTGCCCTGATGGATGCTGATCCCACTGATGCTGGCACGCTGCGCGAGAATGTGACCTCGCCAAAGGGTGTGACAGCCGATGCGCTTGCTGTGTTGATGGCGGATGACGGGCTGGCCCCGCTGATGGCGCGGGCGGTGAAAGCGGCGCGCAAGCGTTCCGAGGAGCTGGGCAAGTGA
- a CDS encoding molybdenum cofactor biosynthesis protein MoaE, which produces MFVRLQSDPFDPGDETNAFLDAHPETGALVTFTGTVRSTPDRPVETLTLEHYPALAQKQITRFAEQAIARFALTDIGVIHRFGSLKRGEVIVMVLAIAPHRQAAFDGANYVMDWLKTDAPFWKQETGPEGTNWVTAKAEDDAARHKWEDQNGW; this is translated from the coding sequence ATGTTTGTCCGCCTGCAATCAGACCCGTTTGATCCCGGCGACGAAACAAATGCCTTTCTTGACGCACATCCCGAAACGGGTGCGCTGGTTACCTTCACAGGCACGGTGCGCTCCACGCCCGACAGGCCGGTGGAAACCCTCACGCTGGAACATTACCCGGCCCTCGCACAAAAGCAGATCACCCGCTTTGCCGAACAGGCCATAGCCCGCTTTGCCCTGACAGATATCGGTGTCATCCACCGTTTTGGCAGCCTTAAGCGCGGCGAAGTCATCGTGATGGTATTGGCCATCGCCCCCCACCGCCAGGCGGCTTTCGATGGGGCGAATTACGTCATGGACTGGCTGAAAACTGACGCCCCGTTCTGGAAACAGGAAACAGGGCCAGAAGGCACGAATTGGGTGACTGCAAAAGCAGAGGACGATGCAGCACGCCATAAATGGGAGGATCAAAATGGCTGGTGA
- a CDS encoding branched-chain amino acid aminotransferase, with protein sequence MAGLPMDQRDGWIWFDGELKPWKDAKVHVLTHGLHYASCVFEGQRAYGGEVFKLREHSERLIASGKILDFDVPYSADQIDQACRDVLAKNNLVDAYMRPVAWRGSEEMGVGANNNTVHVAIAAWEWPSYFTMEERLKGIRLMWSKWKRPSPETIPCKSKAAGLYMICTLSKHAAMDAGYGDALMLDYRGYVAEATGANVFFVKGKEIHTPTPDCFLDGITRRTVIGLAKEHGYDVIERHIMPDELGQFDECFLTGTAAEVTPVSEVGDYRFTPGEACNTLVDAYTHAVQPKKAAAE encoded by the coding sequence ATGGCAGGCCTGCCAATGGACCAGCGCGACGGCTGGATCTGGTTCGATGGTGAACTCAAACCCTGGAAAGATGCCAAGGTTCATGTACTGACGCACGGGCTGCATTATGCGAGCTGCGTATTTGAGGGGCAGCGTGCTTATGGCGGCGAGGTTTTCAAGCTGCGTGAGCATTCCGAGCGGTTGATCGCGTCGGGGAAAATTCTTGATTTTGACGTGCCTTATAGCGCCGATCAGATTGATCAGGCCTGCCGCGATGTTTTGGCCAAGAACAATCTGGTGGACGCCTATATGCGCCCCGTGGCCTGGCGCGGTTCGGAAGAAATGGGCGTAGGTGCCAACAATAACACCGTTCATGTGGCGATCGCTGCCTGGGAATGGCCGAGCTATTTCACCATGGAAGAGCGGCTTAAGGGCATTCGCCTGATGTGGTCGAAATGGAAGCGCCCGTCGCCGGAGACGATCCCCTGCAAATCGAAAGCCGCCGGGCTTTACATGATCTGTACGCTGTCAAAACACGCGGCGATGGATGCGGGCTATGGCGATGCGTTGATGCTGGATTATCGCGGTTATGTTGCCGAGGCGACCGGGGCCAATGTGTTCTTCGTAAAGGGCAAGGAAATTCACACACCGACCCCTGACTGTTTCCTTGATGGTATTACGCGCCGGACGGTGATCGGTCTGGCCAAGGAACACGGTTATGACGTCATCGAGCGCCATATCATGCCGGACGAACTGGGCCAGTTTGATGAGTGTTTCCTCACGGGCACTGCTGCGGAAGTGACGCCTGTTTCCGAAGTTGGCGATTATCGCTTTACGCCTGGCGAAGCCTGCAACACGCTGGTGGATGCTTATACCCACGCCGTGCAGCCAAAAAAGGCCGCGGCTGAATAA